One Lachnospiraceae bacterium C1.1 genomic region harbors:
- a CDS encoding lysylphosphatidylglycerol synthase transmembrane domain-containing protein: MDKEKRKNLIYVAVLIVLIAVTFFLIFRNYDLAETMELLQTANKGWIVLAVILNLTFVGIGAFNLKILLSTLGSKVSIVKAIKYVLVETYFCAVTPSASGGQPMEMLEMKRDGVALSKSTISLIVIAIAYKGALLIYALMMIAMIRTGIVENLGALKWLFYLGIGMNLAAVIFMSLALFCGDIFRKLLVNLVNFVNSIHELKKYDKHINDINKVMKNYREGAAYILKHRKVFYIVLISTFLQRTCRFAVTYAVYRAFGLSGTSFAWIILLQAIVNVSADMIPIPGAVGVSENCYLNAFSEVFGKKLVLPSMVLSRGISFYGLVLLSGVLVVFLQLKSVAEVKGEK; the protein is encoded by the coding sequence ATGGATAAAGAAAAAAGGAAAAATCTGATATATGTCGCGGTTTTAATAGTTCTGATAGCGGTAACATTTTTTCTGATATTCAGAAACTATGATCTGGCCGAAACAATGGAGCTTCTGCAGACCGCAAATAAAGGCTGGATAGTACTGGCAGTAATATTGAATCTGACATTTGTAGGAATCGGTGCGTTCAATCTGAAGATACTGCTTTCAACTTTAGGCTCAAAGGTATCGATAGTTAAAGCAATAAAATACGTGCTTGTAGAGACCTACTTTTGTGCAGTAACACCGTCTGCGTCAGGCGGACAGCCTATGGAAATGCTTGAAATGAAAAGGGACGGAGTAGCTTTGTCAAAATCTACGATCTCCCTTATCGTTATAGCAATAGCATATAAGGGGGCGCTTCTTATCTATGCTCTCATGATGATCGCCATGATCAGAACCGGGATAGTTGAAAATCTCGGTGCATTAAAATGGCTTTTTTATCTGGGGATCGGAATGAACCTTGCAGCTGTGATATTTATGTCGCTGGCACTCTTTTGCGGAGATATATTCAGGAAGCTTCTTGTGAACCTTGTAAATTTTGTAAATTCAATTCATGAGCTGAAAAAATACGATAAACACATCAACGATATAAACAAGGTGATGAAAAATTATCGTGAGGGTGCAGCCTATATATTAAAGCACAGAAAGGTCTTTTACATAGTGCTTATAAGCACTTTTCTGCAGAGAACCTGCCGTTTTGCCGTGACTTATGCGGTATACAGGGCATTTGGCCTGAGCGGGACTTCGTTCGCATGGATAATCCTCCTTCAGGCGATAGTGAATGTATCAGCTGATATGATACCTATTCCGGGAGCGGTCGGCGTAAGCGAGAACTGTTATCTGAATGCCTTCAGTGAGGTATTCGGTAAAAAGCTGGTGCTGCCGTCCATGGTGCTTTCAAGGGGTATAAGCTTTTACGGACTGGTGCTCCTGTCCGGAGTTCTGGTTGTATTTTTACAGCTCAAAAGTGTAGCAGAGGTCAAAGGGGAAAAGTAA
- a CDS encoding Dabb family protein — MVKHIILWQLKDEYSAEEKADIRKGIKEGLESLKGKIPGLKDIHVNADGLLASSNADVMLDSTFEDEASLKGYSTHPEHVAIADSKVRPYTKSRVCLDYEC; from the coding sequence ATGGTAAAGCATATTATTTTATGGCAGTTGAAAGATGAATATTCAGCAGAAGAAAAGGCAGATATCAGAAAGGGCATTAAAGAAGGACTCGAGAGCCTTAAGGGAAAGATCCCGGGTCTTAAGGATATCCATGTTAATGCTGATGGACTCCTTGCAAGTTCAAATGCTGACGTAATGCTTGACTCCACCTTTGAAGACGAGGCAAGCCTCAAAGGATACTCCACTCATCCGGAGCACGTAGCGATCGCAGACAGCAAGGTTCGCCCTTATACAAAATCGAGAGTGTGCTTAGACTATGAATGCTGA
- a CDS encoding LD-carboxypeptidase yields MRYPKFLKKGGTVGFVAPSFGCVGDPYESAFNNALKNIESMGYKTWVGENCRKAEGIGKSSTPESCGKELSSAYMADNNDVLISCGGGELMCEDIPYIDFEGIKKSEPKWFMGYSDNTNFTYLSATITDTAAIYGPCAGTFGQRKWHKAVDDAWKLLSGEKFEFTGYDGWESKSLKDTDPLSSYNITEKESLFYEPKSDKEKGVKMHGRLIGGCLDCLNILVGTKFDKTREFIEKYKKDGLIWFLEACDLNVMSISRALWNLMEAGWFEGATGFIFGRPYHFDEPLMNLDRHGAVRRVLHDSGVPIVMDVDLGHLPPAIPVITGAMATIEAKGDDFKISYELK; encoded by the coding sequence ATGAGATATCCGAAATTCTTAAAAAAGGGCGGAACGGTCGGATTTGTGGCACCATCTTTTGGATGTGTCGGGGATCCTTATGAGAGCGCTTTTAATAATGCGCTTAAAAATATAGAATCGATGGGATATAAGACCTGGGTCGGAGAGAACTGCAGGAAGGCCGAGGGGATCGGCAAAAGTTCGACACCGGAAAGCTGTGGAAAAGAGCTCAGCAGCGCCTATATGGCAGATAATAACGATGTGCTCATTTCCTGCGGAGGCGGAGAGCTCATGTGTGAAGATATTCCGTATATAGATTTTGAAGGAATAAAGAAAAGCGAGCCTAAATGGTTCATGGGATATTCCGATAATACGAATTTCACTTATCTTTCTGCAACCATCACTGATACGGCAGCCATCTACGGACCCTGCGCCGGAACCTTCGGACAGAGAAAATGGCATAAGGCAGTTGATGATGCCTGGAAGCTTTTAAGCGGTGAAAAGTTTGAGTTTACAGGTTATGACGGATGGGAGTCAAAGTCATTGAAAGACACCGATCCTTTGAGCAGCTACAATATCACAGAGAAAGAAAGTCTTTTCTATGAACCAAAATCCGATAAGGAAAAAGGCGTCAAAATGCACGGAAGGCTTATCGGAGGCTGCCTTGACTGCCTGAATATACTTGTTGGCACAAAATTTGACAAAACAAGGGAATTCATTGAGAAATATAAAAAAGACGGGCTCATCTGGTTCTTAGAGGCCTGTGACTTAAATGTAATGTCTATTAGCCGTGCCCTTTGGAATTTAATGGAGGCAGGATGGTTTGAGGGAGCGACAGGATTTATATTCGGAAGACCCTATCATTTTGATGAGCCATTGATGAATCTTGACAGACACGGAGCCGTAAGGAGAGTTTTGCATGACAGCGGAGTTCCGATCGTTATGGATGTTGATCTCGGACATCTGCCTCCGGCTATTCCGGTCATAACCGGTGCCATGGCTACGATAGAGGCAAAGGGAGACGATTTTAAGATAAGCTACGAGCTTAAATAA